In Oceanobacillus sp. FSL K6-2867, one DNA window encodes the following:
- a CDS encoding acetyl-CoA C-acetyltransferase — protein MRKTVIVSGARTPFGKFGGGLKPFTASQLGGKAIKEALKRAEIEGSEIDEVIMGTVLQGGQGQIPSRQAAREAGIPWEVKSETINKVCASGLRSVTLADQLIRLGEEDVIVAGGMESMSNAPYFLPDSRWGSRMGDKKVVDMMIHDGLTCTFTGVHMGNYGNSTAEEFELTREAQDKWSYRSHKRAIEAIEAGKFAEEIIPVEVPVRRGEPIIVDTDEAPRKDTMVEKLAGLRPAFDKNGTITAGNAPGVNDGACAFVVMGDDKARELGKTPMATILGHAEVAVEAEKFPQTPGLVINKLLEKTGYSKDDIDLFEINEAFAAVSLASGKIAGIDSEKINVNGGAVALGHPIGASGARIILTLIHELKRHGGGLGIAAICSGSGQGDAVLIEVPKV, from the coding sequence ATGAGAAAAACAGTTATTGTTTCAGGAGCAAGAACTCCCTTCGGAAAATTTGGCGGCGGTTTGAAACCTTTTACAGCATCACAGCTTGGAGGAAAGGCAATTAAAGAAGCACTAAAACGTGCTGAAATCGAAGGGTCGGAGATCGATGAAGTGATTATGGGTACAGTTCTCCAAGGCGGGCAAGGGCAAATTCCTTCTCGCCAAGCGGCTCGTGAAGCTGGTATTCCTTGGGAAGTAAAATCCGAAACAATTAATAAAGTATGTGCATCTGGATTGCGCAGTGTGACACTGGCTGACCAATTGATTCGTCTTGGAGAGGAAGATGTGATTGTTGCAGGTGGAATGGAAAGCATGAGCAATGCACCATACTTTCTGCCAGATAGCCGCTGGGGCAGCCGGATGGGCGATAAAAAAGTAGTCGATATGATGATTCATGATGGACTGACTTGTACTTTTACGGGTGTTCATATGGGGAATTATGGGAATTCAACTGCAGAAGAATTTGAGCTAACGAGGGAAGCGCAGGACAAGTGGTCCTATCGCAGTCATAAACGTGCAATTGAAGCGATTGAAGCAGGCAAATTTGCTGAAGAAATCATTCCAGTCGAAGTACCGGTTCGTAGAGGAGAACCAATCATCGTCGATACAGATGAAGCACCAAGAAAGGATACAATGGTTGAAAAGCTGGCAGGCCTGCGTCCGGCTTTTGATAAAAATGGAACAATTACAGCTGGAAATGCTCCCGGTGTCAATGATGGGGCATGTGCTTTTGTTGTTATGGGTGATGATAAAGCAAGAGAGCTCGGAAAAACACCAATGGCAACCATTCTCGGGCATGCAGAAGTTGCTGTAGAAGCAGAAAAATTCCCGCAAACACCGGGACTTGTCATTAATAAATTACTTGAAAAAACAGGGTATTCAAAGGATGATATTGATCTATTTGAGATTAATGAAGCCTTTGCTGCAGTGTCGCTGGCAAGCGGGAAAATTGCTGGAATTGATTCTGAGAAAATCAATGTAAATGGTGGTGCCGTTGCGTTAGGTCATCCAATTGGAGCAAGTGGTGCCCGTATTATATTAACCTTAATCCATGAATTAAAGCGTCACGGTGGCGGCCTAGGAATAGCAGCTATCTGCAGTGGCAGTGGTCAAGGGGATGCAGTACTAATCGAAGTTCCTAAAGTCTAA
- a CDS encoding heterodisulfide reductase-related iron-sulfur binding cluster, whose translation MDTFMFINWIAFLLITFYALYLFVKVVSTRIAYIKLGKKSEFDGEIKLRLQRVWTIVFGQSKLLKDKKSGIIHVMMFYGFILVQFGAIDMFVKGLSPDNHLPFGVFYPGFVFFQELVTLMILIAVVWAFYRRYMEKLVRLKRGFKAGLVLIFIGTLMLSVLFGNGMALLWHGHDVTWAEPVASVVALGLGWISQDIAMVLFYIAWWVHTVTLLTFLVYVPQSKHAHLIAAPINVFLSKQVPGKLKKIDFDIDGDSEENEDEISFGVGKVEDFEQHQMIDFYACVECGRCTDVCPAAGTGKMLSPMDIMIKVRDHLTEKGAAVTGKSAWVPAYAFSNTTGNQASAQKEAAATVQSASLIGDVITEEELSGCTTCRNCEDACPVNNEHVGTIIDMRRYLVMTEGKMDSDIQRAVMNIERQGNPWGLSKKDRIKWRDEDESAYIPTVKELKKEGKEFEYLFWVSSMGSFDSRSQKIAIAFAKLMNQAGVSFAILGNTEANSGDTARRIGNEFLFQEIAEKNIKTFEKNGVTKIVTIDPHAYNIFKNEYPDFGYTAEVYHHTQMLYDLVKSGKLKPERSINEKLTYHDSCYLGRYNGVYDPPREILTAIPGLKLVEMDRSRENGMCCGAGGGLMWTEETTGNRINVARTEQALAVQPSMISSACPYCLTMLSDGTKAKEVDEDISTMDVAEILALSVNFDDQERTAS comes from the coding sequence GTGGATACATTTATGTTTATTAACTGGATTGCATTCTTACTCATCACGTTTTATGCACTGTATTTATTCGTCAAGGTCGTCTCAACACGGATTGCTTATATAAAGCTTGGGAAAAAATCCGAGTTTGATGGCGAAATTAAGCTGCGTTTGCAGCGGGTATGGACAATTGTATTTGGCCAATCAAAATTATTGAAGGATAAGAAATCCGGTATCATTCATGTCATGATGTTTTACGGTTTTATTCTCGTCCAGTTTGGTGCAATTGACATGTTCGTAAAAGGATTATCACCAGACAATCATTTGCCATTTGGTGTGTTTTATCCGGGATTTGTATTTTTTCAAGAGCTTGTAACGTTAATGATTCTTATTGCGGTTGTATGGGCCTTTTACCGTCGCTATATGGAAAAGCTCGTAAGACTAAAGCGTGGCTTTAAAGCTGGTCTTGTTCTTATCTTTATTGGCACGTTAATGCTTTCTGTGTTATTTGGGAATGGGATGGCACTCCTTTGGCATGGTCATGATGTAACATGGGCTGAGCCGGTTGCAAGTGTTGTTGCTCTAGGACTGGGATGGATATCGCAAGACATTGCAATGGTATTATTTTACATTGCATGGTGGGTACATACCGTAACATTGCTTACGTTCCTTGTTTATGTACCACAATCCAAGCATGCTCATCTGATTGCAGCCCCAATTAATGTATTTTTGAGTAAACAGGTTCCAGGTAAATTGAAAAAAATTGACTTTGATATCGATGGAGATAGTGAAGAGAATGAAGATGAAATTTCTTTTGGTGTTGGTAAAGTTGAGGATTTTGAACAGCATCAAATGATTGACTTTTACGCTTGTGTGGAATGTGGGCGCTGTACAGATGTATGTCCAGCTGCGGGAACAGGGAAAATGCTGTCTCCGATGGATATTATGATCAAGGTTCGCGATCATTTAACAGAAAAAGGAGCAGCGGTAACAGGGAAATCCGCCTGGGTACCAGCTTACGCTTTTAGCAATACGACAGGGAATCAGGCAAGTGCGCAAAAAGAAGCCGCAGCGACTGTTCAAAGCGCAAGCCTAATTGGTGATGTTATTACAGAGGAAGAGCTCTCCGGATGTACGACATGCCGGAATTGTGAGGATGCTTGCCCTGTTAACAATGAGCATGTTGGAACGATTATAGATATGCGCCGCTATCTCGTAATGACAGAAGGAAAGATGGATTCGGATATTCAGCGAGCTGTAATGAACATTGAGCGTCAAGGAAATCCTTGGGGACTTTCTAAAAAAGATCGTATTAAATGGCGTGATGAAGATGAATCTGCATATATTCCTACTGTGAAAGAGCTGAAAAAGGAAGGAAAGGAATTTGAATATCTTTTCTGGGTCAGCTCCATGGGATCCTTTGATAGCCGCAGTCAAAAAATCGCCATTGCTTTTGCTAAATTGATGAATCAGGCAGGTGTCAGCTTTGCAATTCTTGGTAATACGGAAGCAAATTCAGGGGATACAGCGCGCCGAATTGGGAATGAGTTTTTATTCCAGGAAATTGCCGAAAAAAACATTAAAACATTTGAAAAAAATGGTGTGACCAAAATCGTGACGATTGATCCCCACGCGTATAATATATTTAAAAATGAATATCCAGACTTCGGCTATACAGCAGAAGTGTACCACCATACACAAATGCTTTATGATTTAGTGAAATCAGGAAAATTAAAGCCTGAACGTTCCATTAACGAAAAGCTAACCTATCATGATTCCTGCTATTTAGGGAGATATAATGGGGTATATGATCCACCAAGGGAGATTTTAACTGCTATCCCAGGTCTTAAGCTCGTCGAGATGGACCGCTCTCGAGAAAATGGAATGTGCTGTGGAGCAGGCGGCGGCTTAATGTGGACAGAGGAAACAACAGGAAATCGAATTAATGTAGCACGTACAGAACAGGCACTTGCTGTCCAGCCATCGATGATTTCCAGTGCGTGTCCGTATTGCTTAACGATGCTAAGCGATGGGACAAAGGCAAAAGAGGTTGATGAGGATATTAGCACAATGGACGTTGCTGAAATTCTAGCATTATCTGTAAATTTCGATGATCAAGAGAGAACAGCATCCTAA
- a CDS encoding 3-hydroxybutyryl-CoA dehydrogenase: MTIKKIMVIGAGQMGAGISQVCAQSGFEVLLNDQNKGALQAGINGIEKLLTRNVEKERLTEEEKAATLSRLSPSYTLKDAAFCDLIIEAVVENMDVKSAVFREVDIHAPKHAILASNTSSLSITEIAAETKRPHQVIGMHFMNPVPVMKLVEIIRGLQTSDETYEAIEAMSLQLAKISVEVKDFPGFVSNRILMPMINEAIYTVYEGVATPKDVDQVMKLGMNHPMGPLTLADFIGLDTCLYIMEVLYEGFGDSKYRPCPLLRQYVKAGWLGKKSGRGFYEYR; the protein is encoded by the coding sequence ATGACAATTAAAAAAATAATGGTTATCGGTGCAGGACAAATGGGAGCAGGCATTTCCCAAGTCTGCGCGCAGTCGGGATTTGAAGTACTGTTAAATGATCAGAATAAGGGTGCATTACAAGCAGGAATAAATGGAATCGAAAAATTGCTTACACGCAATGTGGAAAAAGAGCGACTAACGGAAGAGGAGAAGGCGGCAACCCTTAGTCGCTTATCTCCTTCTTATACATTAAAGGATGCAGCATTCTGTGATTTGATTATCGAAGCTGTAGTGGAAAATATGGATGTAAAATCAGCAGTTTTCCGCGAGGTGGATATACACGCACCAAAGCATGCAATCCTTGCCTCGAATACATCTTCTTTATCGATTACAGAAATTGCGGCTGAAACAAAGCGGCCGCATCAGGTTATTGGCATGCATTTTATGAATCCGGTACCAGTTATGAAGCTTGTTGAAATTATACGCGGGTTACAAACAAGTGATGAAACGTATGAAGCAATTGAAGCGATGAGTCTTCAGTTAGCAAAAATATCAGTGGAAGTAAAAGACTTTCCTGGATTTGTCTCGAACCGGATTCTAATGCCAATGATTAATGAAGCGATTTATACGGTATATGAAGGTGTAGCAACCCCAAAGGATGTTGACCAGGTGATGAAGCTGGGAATGAATCATCCAATGGGACCGCTAACGTTGGCAGATTTTATTGGTTTGGATACATGCCTATACATCATGGAGGTGCTGTATGAAGGATTTGGAGATAGTAAATATCGCCCATGTCCACTCTTAAGGCAATATGTAAAAGCCGGCTGGCTCGGCAAAAAGTCTGGCAGAGGCTTCTATGAATATCGTTAG